Proteins encoded in a region of the Amyelois transitella isolate CPQ chromosome 9, ilAmyTran1.1, whole genome shotgun sequence genome:
- the LOC106134769 gene encoding U-scoloptoxin(05)-Sm1a — protein sequence MKSPSILCVIATLSIVKSVDSISCYQCSGTDSDNPFECNEFLDSNTGLEPVDCSNIHDAQYCIKHVGRNEGIAIECYQCNSSATMECGDALMNLDGGVLSPTSCEHVHNAQYCIKLTGGISTKRYCSSLDLGNYCNYVQQAGDKLEYRTCIYTCSSDGCNAATSLKVSLFLFGSFVLAYLCI from the exons ATGAAATCGCCAAGTATATTGTGTGTTATAGCCACATTAAGCATAGTGAAGTCAG TTGATTCTATAAGCTGTTATCAGTGCTCCGGGACCGATTCGGATAACCCGTTTGAGTGCAATGAATTTTTGGATAGCAATACTGGATTGGAACCAGTCGACTGTAGCAATATTCATGATGCACAGTATTGTATAAAACATGTAGGAAGGAACGAAG GTATAGCCATAGAATGCTATCAGTGCAACTCGTCTGCAACTATGGAATGTGGAGATGCTCTAATGAACCTCGACGGTGGCGTGCTGTCTCCGACGTCTTGCGAACATGTGCATAATGCTCAATACTGCATTAAACTAACAG GTGGCATTAGTACAAAACGTTATTGTTCGTCCTTGGATCTCGGAAACTATTGTAATTATGTACAACAAGCTGGCGACAAACTGGAATACAGAACTTGCATCTACACATGTAGCTCTGACGGGTGCAACGCTGCGACCAGTTTAAAAGTATCTCTATTTCTATTCGGCTCGTTTGTATTAGCATACCTTTGCATTTGA